In a single window of the Halobacteriovorax sp. DA5 genome:
- a CDS encoding acyl-CoA thioester hydrolase/BAAT C-terminal domain-containing protein, with the protein MENNTSRTNVGTNLPIDSIEVGNPKAQKTLLVLHGFAQNNEQIKENIVDKFSSEIIQNFRILIPNGIFPIPKIRPKEITYRYSWYFYDHTRQKYYIDMSTPIQALGNYLKANAIDFKDVIIIGYSQGGYLAPIMASYLPGINASIAINANTRVDKLGENLSFNHLSVHNEGDPVVEFQNSHNSFIELKKKISNAQYVSFKINSHEIAPENISAIETFLLEIK; encoded by the coding sequence ATGGAAAATAATACTAGTCGAACAAATGTTGGTACAAATCTCCCGATTGATTCTATTGAAGTCGGCAATCCTAAAGCGCAAAAAACTCTTTTAGTCCTACATGGTTTTGCCCAAAACAATGAACAAATAAAAGAAAATATTGTCGATAAATTTTCATCAGAGATTATACAGAACTTTCGTATTCTTATTCCAAATGGGATTTTTCCAATTCCTAAGATTAGACCTAAAGAAATTACTTATCGCTATAGTTGGTATTTCTACGACCACACAAGACAGAAATATTATATTGATATGAGTACACCAATCCAGGCCCTTGGAAACTATCTTAAGGCCAACGCAATTGACTTTAAGGATGTCATAATTATTGGATACTCTCAGGGAGGCTACCTTGCGCCAATTATGGCAAGCTACCTACCCGGAATAAATGCTTCAATTGCAATTAATGCAAATACAAGAGTTGATAAGCTTGGAGAAAACTTAAGCTTTAATCATCTTTCAGTACATAATGAAGGTGACCCCGTTGTTGAATTTCAAAACTCTCATAATAGCTTTATTGAACTTAAAAAGAAGATCTCTAATGCTCAATATGTAAGCTTTAAAATTAACTCTCACGAAATTGCGCCTGAGAATATTAGTGCTATTGAGACCTTCTTATTAGAAATCAAATAG
- a CDS encoding metal-dependent hydrolase — translation MDPLSQAVLGSMASLGAAKVKAKMRQKTKDSSDSNDSNESKETPSLKVIALWGALAGMAADLDVLIRSSSDPLFHVQFHRHFTHSLFFIPIGALIVSLFLKLFRVPVKRSYLYTFCAYATHGLLDSFTNYGTQLFWPLSSTRVALNTVAVIDPLCTIPLVILVILCLRTKNLKFNDAAIIYVIAFMSLGFYQRERVTNFLTSKGLINEQTQRQMIKPTIFNNVIWRGIVVDQDQAKFYAVKSIPFGKIKLYPKSESASIVKENEIKNLLKHYKSQKFPYDYERFRSFTSGYLHWGQDNTIVDSRYSILPYSSQAMWDIKFHKGEGHVVFNTSRAVDINSRKEFLKLLFDF, via the coding sequence GTGGACCCATTATCACAGGCAGTGCTCGGTTCGATGGCATCTCTTGGAGCGGCCAAAGTTAAAGCAAAAATGCGTCAAAAAACAAAAGATAGTAGTGACTCTAATGACTCTAATGAATCTAAAGAAACGCCTAGTTTAAAGGTGATAGCTCTATGGGGTGCTCTTGCTGGGATGGCCGCTGACCTAGATGTCTTAATTCGTTCATCCTCTGATCCTCTATTTCATGTTCAGTTTCACAGGCATTTCACTCACTCTCTCTTCTTTATACCAATAGGGGCCTTAATCGTTAGTTTATTTCTTAAACTATTTCGTGTGCCTGTGAAAAGAAGTTATCTTTATACGTTTTGTGCCTATGCAACTCATGGGCTTCTTGATTCATTCACAAATTATGGAACTCAGCTTTTTTGGCCACTTTCTTCAACAAGAGTGGCGCTAAATACCGTTGCTGTCATTGATCCACTTTGTACTATCCCGCTCGTTATTCTTGTTATTCTTTGCCTTCGAACAAAGAATTTAAAATTTAATGATGCCGCCATTATTTATGTCATTGCTTTTATGTCACTTGGTTTTTATCAACGTGAGCGAGTTACTAATTTCCTAACGTCTAAGGGCCTTATTAATGAACAAACACAAAGGCAGATGATTAAGCCGACAATTTTTAATAATGTCATATGGCGAGGAATTGTCGTCGATCAAGATCAAGCAAAGTTTTATGCTGTTAAAAGTATTCCTTTTGGTAAGATTAAGCTTTATCCAAAAAGTGAGAGTGCATCGATTGTTAAAGAAAATGAAATTAAAAACCTTTTAAAGCACTATAAGTCTCAGAAGTTTCCTTATGACTATGAGAGGTTTAGAAGCTTCACTAGCGGTTATCTGCATTGGGGCCAAGATAATACAATTGTGGATTCACGCTACAGTATTCTTCCATATTCATCACAGGCCATGTGGGATATTAAATTTCATAAGGGAGAAGGGCACGTTGTCTTCAATACATCTCGTGCCGTTGATATTAATTCACGAAAAGAGTTCTTAAAGTTACTATTTGATTTCTAA
- a CDS encoding NAD-dependent deacylase, with translation MKFLKDQALLAGIKNICILTGAGISKESGLKTFRDQNGLWENHDIYEVASPLAFNNNPNLVNEFYNQRRRQLQSGEVHPNDAHIALAELEKTGSFHTTVITQNVDNLHERAGSKNIFHMHGQLLKIRCKKTKKIYEWTKDLTIEDRCQCCHTKGNLRPHIVWFGEVPLFLDEIQQALLNCDLFVSIGTSGLVYPAANFVAIAKSAGAHCLEINPHPTNNAELFDETIAEVATQGVRHFVESMLAI, from the coding sequence ATGAAATTTTTAAAAGACCAAGCACTCCTTGCTGGCATAAAAAATATTTGTATACTAACAGGCGCTGGCATCTCTAAGGAGTCGGGATTAAAGACTTTTCGTGACCAAAATGGGCTCTGGGAAAACCACGACATCTACGAGGTAGCCTCCCCCTTGGCCTTTAACAATAACCCAAATTTAGTTAACGAATTCTACAACCAAAGAAGACGACAGTTACAGTCAGGTGAAGTTCACCCAAATGATGCTCACATAGCACTTGCGGAACTTGAAAAGACAGGAAGTTTTCATACAACGGTTATCACTCAAAACGTCGACAATCTTCATGAAAGGGCCGGCTCAAAGAATATCTTTCATATGCATGGCCAACTTCTAAAAATTCGCTGCAAGAAAACCAAGAAAATCTATGAATGGACTAAAGACCTTACCATCGAAGATCGCTGCCAATGTTGTCATACCAAAGGAAATCTTAGGCCACATATCGTTTGGTTTGGTGAAGTCCCGCTTTTCTTAGATGAAATTCAACAGGCACTACTCAATTGCGATCTATTTGTCTCAATAGGTACTTCAGGGCTTGTCTACCCGGCCGCAAACTTTGTTGCTATTGCAAAAAGCGCTGGTGCTCATTGTTTAGAGATTAATCCACATCCGACAAATAATGCTGAGCTCTTTGATGAAACAATCGCAGAAGTTGCAACGCAGGGCGTACGTCACTTCGTGGAATCCATGCTTGCCATCTAG